The following proteins come from a genomic window of Corallococcus sp. NCRR:
- a CDS encoding hybrid sensor histidine kinase/response regulator — protein sequence MPSKKKGPQLAEVVQLRPATTAKKAPPKRAAKPPPPVDTDAAAQALLEMGRQLTDNAGPTEALRAQLQTLHTLLKPKVCYVARHFPSRNQLHVEHVRGRYDERVTAAVPGEGVVGRCFTDKALLREDDTVAVPLEGPQGVTGVLVVLGARRKASDVLMQSLASQLTAAYEVARLRDDSARRNKDLQTAIAGLKSLEQNREELLGNVSHDLKNPLTTIKAYLAMLGREKLGTLTDGQRRAVQICDRNADRLLQQVNDLVLMSRLSSGKMQLNQRPFGLKAVAEEVVRGLGAVAEHSRVRVVIPPCPEVFVRGDRERISEAIHNLVENGIHHSETDDVVEVSVSSSEGLGILTVKDSGQGMTAEALEHVFDSFYRAQPGMPRPPGTGLGLPLVAKIVALHGGRVDATSVLGEGSTFQMVLPLFASAVSAPADVNQAAPKAGGILLVEDDVDCREVLEQVLEQEGYRVMATSGAAEARSILSHIRPAMVLLDLRLSGEDGRSVLHYIRTTESLADVVVYIISGASDVASLTSGEGPDRIDGYFEKPLKLPKLLDTVASVVRPKSRGPAVP from the coding sequence GTGCCATCGAAGAAGAAGGGTCCGCAGCTCGCAGAGGTGGTCCAGCTGCGTCCCGCCACCACCGCGAAGAAGGCCCCACCGAAGCGGGCGGCGAAACCGCCTCCTCCGGTGGACACCGACGCCGCCGCCCAGGCCTTGCTGGAGATGGGCCGGCAGCTCACCGACAACGCGGGCCCCACCGAGGCCCTGCGCGCGCAGCTGCAGACGCTCCACACGCTGCTCAAACCGAAGGTTTGCTACGTCGCGCGCCACTTCCCGTCGCGCAACCAGTTGCACGTGGAGCACGTGCGCGGACGCTACGACGAGCGCGTCACCGCCGCCGTCCCGGGCGAGGGCGTGGTGGGCCGGTGCTTCACCGACAAGGCGCTCCTGCGCGAGGACGACACCGTCGCCGTGCCCCTGGAGGGGCCGCAGGGCGTGACGGGCGTGCTCGTGGTGCTGGGCGCGCGCCGCAAGGCGTCCGACGTGCTGATGCAGTCGCTGGCGTCGCAGCTCACCGCCGCCTACGAGGTGGCCCGGCTGCGCGATGACAGCGCCCGCCGCAACAAGGACCTGCAGACGGCCATCGCGGGCCTGAAGAGCCTGGAGCAGAACCGCGAGGAGCTGCTCGGCAATGTGTCCCACGACTTGAAGAACCCGCTCACCACCATCAAGGCCTACCTGGCCATGCTGGGCCGGGAGAAGCTGGGCACGCTGACGGACGGGCAGCGCCGCGCGGTGCAGATCTGCGACCGGAACGCGGACCGGCTGCTCCAGCAGGTGAACGACCTGGTGCTGATGTCCCGGCTGTCGTCCGGGAAGATGCAGCTCAACCAGCGTCCCTTCGGCCTCAAGGCCGTGGCGGAAGAGGTGGTGCGGGGGCTGGGCGCCGTCGCGGAGCACAGCCGCGTGCGCGTGGTGATTCCCCCCTGCCCGGAGGTGTTCGTCCGGGGCGACCGCGAGCGCATCTCCGAGGCCATCCACAACCTCGTGGAGAACGGCATCCACCACAGCGAGACGGACGACGTCGTCGAGGTGAGCGTGTCGTCCAGCGAGGGCCTGGGCATCCTCACCGTGAAGGACTCCGGCCAGGGCATGACGGCGGAGGCCCTGGAGCACGTGTTCGACTCGTTCTACCGCGCGCAGCCGGGCATGCCCCGTCCGCCGGGCACGGGCCTGGGCCTGCCGCTGGTCGCCAAGATCGTCGCGCTGCACGGCGGCCGCGTGGACGCGACCAGCGTGCTGGGCGAGGGCAGCACGTTCCAGATGGTCCTGCCCCTGTTCGCGAGCGCCGTGAGCGCCCCGGCGGACGTGAACCAGGCCGCGCCCAAGGCGGGCGGCATCCTCCTGGTCGAGGACGACGTGGACTGCCGCGAGGTGCTGGAGCAGGTGCTGGAGCAGGAGGGCTACCGGGTGATGGCCACCTCCGGCGCCGCCGAGGCGCGCTCCATCCTGTCCCACATCCGGCCGGCCATGGTGCTGCTGGACCTGCGGCTGTCGGGGGAGGACGGACGCTCCGTGCTCCACTACATCCGCACCACGGAGTCGCTGGCGGACGTGGTCGTCTACATCATCTCCGGCGCGAGCGACGTTGCGTCCCTCACCTCGGGTGAAGGGCCGGACCGCATCGACGGGTACTTCGAGAAGCCGCTGAAGCTGCCCAAGCTGCTGGACACCGTGGCCTCGGTGGTGCGCCCCAAGAGCCGCGGCCCCGCCGTGCCCTGA
- a CDS encoding HEAT repeat domain-containing protein — MGLFDFLTGGSGPEKALKLKSKVTQKYGEPSTRQKALQQLGEMKYPEAVTVLLSRFTITVDPLTTDADEKEHTFELIKHFGQDAVAPVSAFLKTSDQATSWALRILQELLSEDALMGVITDTLQHLSSRYTRDPEKKVVLLHHVLGKQDPRVAPAVLPFLEDMSDDVKIAAINVLGPLKHEPAREPLLQLLTNDDTARRVQTVALAALAESGFAVQGYQDKVQAALVEPYSLDKDGRIQRRA, encoded by the coding sequence ATGGGTCTCTTTGATTTCCTCACGGGCGGCTCGGGCCCCGAAAAAGCCCTCAAGCTCAAGTCCAAGGTGACCCAGAAGTACGGGGAGCCGTCCACGCGACAGAAGGCCCTGCAGCAGTTGGGGGAGATGAAGTACCCCGAGGCCGTCACGGTGCTGCTCAGCCGGTTCACCATCACCGTGGACCCGCTCACCACCGACGCGGACGAGAAGGAGCACACCTTCGAGCTCATCAAGCACTTCGGCCAGGACGCCGTCGCGCCGGTGAGCGCCTTCCTCAAGACGAGCGATCAGGCCACGTCCTGGGCGCTGCGCATCCTCCAGGAGCTGCTGTCCGAGGACGCGCTCATGGGCGTCATCACCGACACGCTCCAGCACCTGTCCTCCCGCTACACGCGCGACCCGGAGAAGAAGGTCGTGCTGCTCCACCACGTGCTGGGCAAGCAGGACCCGCGCGTCGCCCCGGCCGTCCTCCCCTTCCTGGAGGACATGTCCGACGACGTGAAGATCGCCGCCATCAACGTCCTGGGCCCCTTGAAGCACGAGCCGGCGCGCGAGCCCCTGCTCCAGTTGCTCACCAACGACGACACCGCGCGCCGCGTGCAGACCGTGGCGCTGGCGGCGCTGGCGGAGAGCGGGTTCGCCGTGCAGGGCTACCAGGACAAGGTGCAGGCCGCCCTCGTGGAGCCCTACAGCCTGGACAAGGACGGCCGCATCCAGCGCCGGGCCTGA
- the dnaJ gene encoding molecular chaperone DnaJ has protein sequence MADDYYQILGVPRTASADDLKKAFRKLARQHHPDVNPGDKGAEEKFKRINTAFEVLGDPKKRALYDEFGEDAEKIGFDEKKAAAYRQYRAAQAAGGSGGGGIPFSTEGVDLGDLFNDIFGRSGGGGGAGGFDINDLFGRGRGGSRSTAAERGDDLTTRVQITLAEAVTGTERTLTLQRPGRCSKCHGEGNTGKLVTCPTCNGTGRARRGGAMFGGSGVCPTCRGSGKAPEPCSQCGGSGIKEETTRLTVKIPAGVVTGSKVRLAGQGAAGIQGGPPGDLYIETEVAEHPLVRREGDDLYLDLPVTVSEALLGGEVRVPTFQGEVTLKVPAGSQSGRKMRLKGRGVPSLRGGTPGDMYLLLQVKVPEEATDEVRAAAETLARAYRGDVRRELAL, from the coding sequence ATGGCTGACGACTACTACCAGATTCTGGGCGTGCCACGGACGGCCTCGGCGGACGACCTCAAGAAGGCCTTCCGGAAGCTGGCGCGCCAGCACCACCCGGACGTCAACCCCGGCGACAAGGGGGCGGAGGAGAAGTTCAAGCGCATCAACACCGCCTTCGAGGTGCTGGGAGACCCGAAGAAGCGCGCGCTCTACGACGAGTTCGGCGAGGACGCGGAGAAGATCGGCTTCGACGAGAAGAAGGCCGCGGCCTACCGCCAGTACCGCGCAGCCCAGGCGGCCGGGGGCAGCGGCGGCGGCGGCATCCCCTTCAGCACCGAGGGCGTGGACCTGGGGGACCTCTTCAACGACATCTTCGGGCGCTCGGGTGGAGGCGGCGGGGCCGGCGGCTTCGACATCAACGACCTCTTCGGCCGAGGCCGGGGCGGCAGCCGGTCCACCGCGGCCGAGCGCGGCGATGACCTGACGACCCGCGTGCAGATAACCCTGGCGGAGGCCGTCACCGGCACCGAGCGCACGTTGACGCTCCAGCGGCCGGGCCGCTGCTCCAAGTGCCACGGCGAGGGCAACACCGGGAAGCTCGTGACGTGCCCCACCTGCAACGGCACGGGGCGGGCCCGGCGGGGCGGCGCCATGTTCGGTGGCTCCGGCGTGTGCCCCACCTGCCGCGGCAGCGGGAAGGCGCCGGAGCCCTGCTCCCAGTGCGGTGGCAGCGGCATCAAGGAGGAGACGACCCGGCTGACGGTGAAGATTCCGGCGGGCGTCGTCACGGGCTCCAAGGTGCGGCTTGCCGGCCAGGGCGCGGCGGGCATCCAGGGGGGCCCTCCGGGGGACCTCTACATCGAGACGGAGGTGGCCGAGCATCCGCTGGTCCGCCGCGAGGGCGACGACCTCTACCTGGACCTGCCGGTGACGGTGTCCGAGGCGCTGCTGGGCGGCGAGGTGCGCGTGCCTACGTTCCAGGGGGAGGTGACGCTGAAGGTGCCCGCGGGTTCACAGTCCGGCCGCAAGATGCGGCTCAAGGGACGCGGCGTGCCGTCGCTCCGGGGCGGCACTCCGGGCGACATGTACCTGCTGCTCCAGGTGAAGGTCCCCGAGGAGGCCACGGACGAGGTCCGGGCCGCCGCGGAGACGCTGGCGCGGGCCTACCGGGGCGACGTCCGCCGGGAGCTCGCGTTGTAG
- the rimI gene encoding ribosomal protein S18-alanine N-acetyltransferase, whose translation MRRLRDDGTPDKGKGFLIRQMTVDDMPAVMALEKASFKNPWSTELLGRELQHDWSTILLVEEPLPEGGVALLGLAIFWIVHDEVHVLNVATAPVHRRRGVARTVMEEVLRRGVARRCSLATLEVRRGNESALNLYRSLGFRPVGIRPNYYADEGEDAIVMVLDF comes from the coding sequence ATGAGACGGCTGCGGGATGACGGGACGCCCGACAAGGGGAAGGGCTTCCTGATCCGGCAGATGACCGTGGACGACATGCCGGCGGTGATGGCGCTGGAGAAGGCGTCCTTCAAGAACCCCTGGTCCACGGAGCTGCTCGGGCGAGAGCTCCAGCACGACTGGTCCACCATCCTCCTCGTGGAGGAGCCCCTGCCCGAAGGCGGCGTCGCCCTGCTGGGCCTGGCCATCTTCTGGATCGTCCACGACGAGGTCCACGTCCTCAACGTCGCCACCGCCCCCGTACACCGCCGCCGGGGCGTCGCGCGCACCGTGATGGAGGAAGTCCTGCGCCGGGGCGTGGCCCGCCGCTGCTCGCTGGCCACCCTGGAGGTGCGCCGGGGCAACGAGTCCGCCCTCAACCTCTACCGCTCGCTGGGCTTCCGGCCGGTCGGCATCCGTCCGAACTACTACGCGGACGAGGGCGAGGACGCGATCGTGATGGTCCTCGACTTCTAG
- the rpsL gene encoding 30S ribosomal protein S12, producing MPTISQLVRKGREKLNIKGKSPALKECPQKRGVCTRVYTTTPKKPNSALRKVARVRLTNGIEVTSYIPGVGHNLQEHSVVMIRGGRVKDLPGVRYHIIRGTLDSVGVAGRKQSRSKYGAKRPS from the coding sequence GTGCCGACCATCAGCCAGCTCGTCCGCAAGGGCCGCGAGAAGCTCAACATCAAGGGCAAGAGCCCTGCCCTGAAGGAGTGCCCCCAGAAGCGCGGTGTCTGCACGCGCGTCTACACCACGACCCCGAAGAAGCCGAACTCGGCCCTCCGCAAGGTGGCCCGCGTGCGTCTCACCAACGGCATCGAGGTGACTTCCTACATCCCCGGCGTGGGTCACAACCTCCAGGAGCACTCGGTGGTCATGATCCGCGGTGGCCGTGTGAAGGACCTCCCGGGCGTTCGCTACCACATCATCCGCGGCACGCTGGACTCCGTGGGCGTTGCCGGTCGCAAGCAGAGCCGCTCCAAGTACGGCGCCAAGCGCCCCAGCTAG
- the rpsG gene encoding 30S ribosomal protein S7 yields the protein MPRRRVVAKRKILPDPKFQDRLVTKFVNDLMRKGKKSIAEGVCYGAFALMEERAKEDPLKTFKKALDNVKPVLEVKSRRVGGATYQVPVEVRQDRRVALGMRWIISYAKARGEKTMQEKLAGEIMDAANNRGNAVKKREDTHKMAEANKAFAHYRW from the coding sequence ATGCCTCGTCGTCGCGTAGTCGCCAAGCGGAAGATTCTCCCGGATCCGAAGTTCCAGGACCGGCTCGTCACCAAGTTCGTCAACGACCTGATGCGCAAGGGGAAGAAGTCCATCGCGGAGGGCGTGTGCTACGGCGCCTTCGCCCTCATGGAGGAGCGCGCGAAGGAAGACCCCCTCAAGACGTTCAAGAAGGCCCTGGACAACGTCAAGCCCGTCCTCGAGGTGAAGAGCCGCCGCGTCGGTGGCGCCACCTACCAGGTTCCCGTGGAGGTCCGTCAGGACCGCCGCGTCGCGCTGGGCATGCGCTGGATCATCTCCTACGCCAAGGCGCGCGGTGAGAAGACCATGCAGGAGAAGCTGGCCGGCGAGATCATGGACGCCGCCAACAACCGCGGCAACGCGGTGAAGAAGCGTGAAGACACGCACAAGATGGCGGAAGCCAACAAGGCCTTCGCTCACTACCGCTGGTAG
- the fusA gene encoding elongation factor G: MAREFPLERYRNIGIMAHIDAGKTTTTERILFYTGAIHKMGEVHEGTTTTDWMVQERERGITITSAAISAFWERMGQRYRVNIIDTPGHVDFTIEVERSLRVLDGAIAVFDAVNGVEPQSETVWRQADRYKVPRICFINKMDRVGADFEMSVGTIKEKLGARPVRMQLPLGAEDKHKGVIDLVRMKALVFQDAEQGSRFEVVDIPEEYRDAAEAARGELLEAAAEQDDALTEKFLNGDELTEDEVRGAIRKGCVGLKLFPVFCGSAFRHKGVQPLLDAVVDYLPSPLEVPPIHGKTPKGEDAIRETRDDAPFSALAFKIMNDPSFSSQTLTFLRVYSGKLEAGTAVWNSVKGKRERVSRLVQMRADKKDELTECYAGDICAVVGLKLATTGDTLCDDKQQIILERMEFPEPVIDIAIEPKSTADQDKIIQALQRLAMEDPSFRVRSNEETGQTLIAGMGELHLEIIVDRLLREFKVDANIGKPQVAYRETVTTTKEAEGKYIRQAGGKGQYGHINLRVSPNEPGKGFEFVSTITGGAVSKEFVDAARDGAKEAMQNGPVAGYPMVDVKVEAYDGSMHDVDSSEMAFKIAGSMAFKDAVRAANPVLLEPIMATEVVTPEAAMGDVIGDLNGRRGKILGMTPRPGGVQAIQAEVPLAAMFGYSTDLRSKSQGRATYTMQFKHYAPAPKSALNPSY, from the coding sequence ATGGCCCGTGAGTTCCCCCTCGAGCGCTACCGCAACATCGGCATCATGGCGCACATCGATGCCGGCAAGACGACCACCACCGAGCGGATCCTGTTCTACACAGGCGCCATCCACAAGATGGGCGAGGTGCACGAAGGCACCACCACCACGGACTGGATGGTGCAGGAGCGCGAGCGCGGCATCACCATCACCTCCGCGGCCATCAGCGCCTTCTGGGAGCGGATGGGCCAGCGCTACCGCGTGAACATCATCGACACGCCGGGGCACGTGGACTTCACCATCGAGGTGGAGCGCTCGCTGCGCGTGCTCGACGGCGCCATCGCCGTGTTCGACGCGGTGAACGGTGTCGAGCCGCAGTCGGAGACGGTGTGGCGCCAGGCGGACCGCTACAAGGTCCCGCGCATCTGCTTCATCAACAAGATGGACCGCGTGGGCGCGGACTTCGAGATGTCCGTCGGCACCATCAAGGAGAAGCTGGGCGCGCGTCCCGTGCGCATGCAGCTGCCCCTGGGCGCCGAGGACAAGCACAAGGGCGTCATCGACCTGGTCCGCATGAAGGCGCTGGTGTTCCAGGACGCGGAGCAGGGCAGCCGCTTCGAGGTCGTGGACATCCCGGAGGAGTACCGCGACGCCGCGGAGGCCGCGCGCGGGGAGCTGCTGGAGGCCGCCGCCGAGCAGGACGACGCGCTCACGGAGAAGTTCCTCAACGGCGACGAGCTCACCGAGGACGAGGTTCGCGGCGCCATCCGCAAGGGCTGCGTGGGGCTGAAGCTGTTCCCGGTGTTCTGCGGCTCGGCGTTCCGCCACAAGGGCGTGCAGCCGCTCCTGGACGCAGTGGTGGACTACCTGCCCAGCCCGCTGGAAGTCCCGCCGATCCACGGCAAGACGCCCAAGGGTGAGGACGCCATCCGCGAGACGCGCGACGACGCGCCCTTCAGCGCGCTGGCGTTCAAGATCATGAACGACCCGTCCTTCTCCTCGCAGACGCTGACGTTCCTGCGCGTCTACTCGGGGAAGCTGGAGGCGGGCACGGCGGTGTGGAACTCCGTGAAGGGCAAGCGCGAGCGCGTCAGCCGGCTCGTGCAGATGCGCGCGGACAAGAAGGATGAACTGACGGAGTGCTACGCCGGCGATATCTGCGCGGTGGTGGGCCTGAAGCTGGCCACGACGGGCGACACGCTCTGTGACGACAAGCAGCAGATCATCCTGGAGCGGATGGAGTTTCCGGAGCCCGTCATCGACATCGCCATCGAGCCGAAGTCGACCGCGGATCAGGACAAGATCATCCAGGCCCTGCAGCGGCTGGCCATGGAGGACCCGTCCTTCCGCGTGCGCTCCAACGAGGAGACGGGCCAGACGCTCATCGCCGGAATGGGCGAACTGCACCTGGAAATCATCGTCGACCGGCTCCTGCGCGAGTTCAAGGTGGACGCGAACATCGGCAAGCCGCAGGTGGCCTACCGCGAGACGGTGACCACGACGAAGGAGGCGGAAGGCAAGTACATCCGCCAGGCGGGCGGCAAGGGGCAGTACGGCCACATCAACCTGCGCGTGTCCCCGAACGAGCCCGGCAAGGGCTTCGAGTTCGTCAGCACCATCACCGGCGGCGCCGTGTCCAAGGAGTTCGTGGACGCCGCGCGCGACGGCGCGAAGGAGGCCATGCAGAACGGCCCCGTCGCCGGCTACCCCATGGTGGACGTGAAGGTGGAGGCCTACGACGGCTCCATGCACGACGTGGACTCGTCGGAAATGGCCTTCAAGATCGCCGGCTCCATGGCCTTCAAGGACGCGGTCCGCGCGGCGAACCCCGTCCTGCTGGAGCCCATCATGGCCACGGAGGTCGTCACCCCGGAGGCCGCCATGGGCGACGTCATCGGTGACCTGAACGGCCGGCGCGGGAAGATCCTGGGCATGACCCCCCGGCCTGGCGGCGTGCAGGCCATCCAGGCGGAGGTGCCCCTGGCCGCCATGTTCGGGTACTCGACCGACCTGCGGAGCAAGAGCCAGGGAAGGGCGACCTACACCATGCAGTTCAAGCACTACGCACCGGCGCCGAAGTCAGCGCTCAACCCGAGCTACTGA
- the tuf gene encoding elongation factor Tu: MSKEKFDRSLPHVNIGTIGHVDHGKTSLTAAITKVLAKTGGATFLAYDQIDKAPEERERGITISTAHVEYKTKNRHYAHVDCPGHADYVKNMITGAAQMDGAILVVSAADGPMPQTREHILLARQVGVPYIVVFLNKVDLLDDPELRELVEMEVRDLLKKYEFPGDTIPIVPGSAVKALEGDTSDIGEPAILKLMEAVDSYIPTPQRATDKPFLMPVEDVFSIAGRGTVATGRVERGVIKVGEEVEVVGLRATQKTVVTGVEMFRKLLDEGRAGDNIGALVRGLKREDMERGQVLAKPGSITPHTKFKAQIYVLSKEEGGRHTPFFKGYRPQFYFRTTDVTGTVKLPDNVEMVMPGDNIAIEVELITPVAMEKELRFAVREGGRTVGAGVVAEIIA; encoded by the coding sequence ATGTCCAAGGAAAAGTTCGATCGCAGCCTGCCCCACGTGAACATCGGAACGATTGGGCACGTGGACCACGGCAAGACGTCGCTGACCGCCGCCATCACCAAGGTGCTGGCGAAGACCGGTGGCGCCACGTTCCTGGCGTACGACCAGATTGACAAGGCGCCGGAAGAGCGCGAGCGCGGCATCACCATCTCCACGGCGCACGTGGAGTACAAGACGAAGAACCGTCACTACGCGCACGTCGACTGCCCGGGGCACGCCGACTACGTGAAGAACATGATTACGGGCGCGGCGCAGATGGACGGCGCCATCCTGGTGGTGTCGGCGGCGGACGGCCCGATGCCCCAGACGCGCGAGCACATCCTGCTGGCGCGCCAGGTGGGCGTGCCCTACATCGTGGTCTTCCTGAACAAGGTGGACCTGCTGGACGACCCCGAGCTGCGCGAGCTCGTGGAGATGGAAGTCCGGGACCTGCTCAAGAAGTACGAGTTCCCTGGCGACACCATCCCCATCGTCCCCGGCTCCGCGGTGAAGGCGCTGGAGGGTGACACCAGCGACATCGGCGAGCCGGCCATCCTGAAGCTGATGGAGGCGGTGGACAGCTACATCCCGACGCCGCAGCGCGCGACGGACAAGCCCTTCCTGATGCCGGTGGAAGACGTCTTCTCCATCGCCGGCCGTGGCACGGTGGCCACGGGCCGCGTGGAGCGTGGCGTCATCAAGGTGGGCGAGGAAGTCGAAGTCGTCGGCCTGCGCGCGACGCAGAAGACGGTGGTCACGGGCGTCGAGATGTTCCGCAAGCTGCTGGACGAGGGCCGCGCGGGCGACAACATCGGCGCGCTGGTCCGCGGCCTCAAGCGCGAGGACATGGAGCGTGGCCAGGTGCTGGCGAAGCCGGGCAGCATCACGCCGCACACCAAGTTCAAGGCGCAGATTTACGTGCTGTCGAAGGAAGAGGGCGGCCGCCACACCCCGTTCTTCAAGGGGTACCGTCCGCAGTTCTACTTCCGCACCACGGACGTGACGGGCACGGTGAAGCTGCCGGACAACGTCGAGATGGTCATGCCGGGCGACAACATCGCCATCGAGGTGGAGCTCATCACCCCGGTCGCGATGGAGAAGGAGCTCCGGTTCGCGGTTCGTGAAGGCGGTCGCACGGTGGGCGCGGGCGTCGTGGCGGAAATCATCGCGTAG
- the rpsJ gene encoding 30S ribosomal protein S10 — protein MATQKIRIRLKAYDSKLLDQSAGEIVETAKRTGAKVAGPIPLPTRINKFTVLRSPHVDKKSREQFEIRTHKRLLDILEPTQQTLDALMKLDLSAGVDVEIKS, from the coding sequence ATGGCGACACAGAAGATCCGCATCCGGCTGAAGGCGTACGACTCGAAGCTCCTGGATCAGAGTGCTGGGGAGATCGTCGAGACGGCCAAGCGCACGGGCGCCAAGGTGGCCGGTCCGATCCCCCTGCCGACGCGCATCAACAAGTTCACCGTGTTGCGTTCGCCGCACGTGGACAAGAAGAGCCGCGAGCAGTTTGAGATCCGCACGCACAAGCGCCTGCTCGATATCCTCGAGCCGACCCAGCAGACGCTGGACGCGCTGATGAAGCTGGATCTGTCTGCCGGCGTTGACGTCGAGATCAAGTCCTAG
- the rplD gene encoding 50S ribosomal protein L4 gives MAKFDVVDLDLKKVSEIELSDEIFGAEPNTHLFYEVAKMQQINRRRGTVGVKNTSLVSGGGKKPWKQKGTGRARQGSIRASHWVGGGKAMAPKARDYFYRPPRKVRRGALRAVLSLRAREKQLIILDGFKLDAPKSKQAFEVLTRRMKLQNALVIDERGNTNLHRSVRNLAKFDVLPPEGLNLESVLKHSHIVLTSAAAKTLEGSLS, from the coding sequence ATGGCGAAGTTTGACGTAGTCGACCTGGATTTGAAGAAGGTGTCGGAGATCGAGCTCTCCGACGAGATCTTCGGCGCCGAGCCGAACACCCACCTGTTCTACGAGGTGGCGAAGATGCAGCAGATCAACCGGCGCCGCGGCACGGTCGGGGTGAAGAACACCTCGCTCGTCAGCGGCGGCGGCAAGAAGCCCTGGAAGCAGAAGGGCACCGGCCGCGCCCGTCAGGGCTCGATCCGCGCCTCCCACTGGGTGGGCGGCGGTAAGGCGATGGCCCCCAAGGCCCGTGACTACTTCTACCGGCCGCCCCGCAAGGTCCGCCGCGGTGCCCTGCGCGCCGTGCTGTCCCTGCGCGCCCGGGAGAAGCAGCTCATCATCCTGGACGGCTTCAAGCTGGACGCCCCGAAGTCGAAGCAGGCCTTCGAGGTGCTCACGCGCCGGATGAAGCTCCAGAACGCGCTGGTCATCGACGAGCGTGGCAACACCAACCTGCACCGCAGCGTGCGCAACCTGGCGAAGTTCGACGTGCTGCCGCCCGAGGGTCTCAATCTCGAGTCCGTGCTCAAGCACTCGCACATCGTCCTGACTTCCGCCGCCGCGAAGACGCTCGAGGGGTCCCTGTCATGA
- a CDS encoding 50S ribosomal protein L23 — protein sequence MNLNDVIKGPLITEKLDKAREKFRQYSFIVDRKATKHDVSRAVQSLFKVTVEGVRTNIVRGKTKRVGKSIGQRPNFKKAVVTLKEGDKIELFEGGAV from the coding sequence ATGAATCTGAACGACGTCATCAAGGGCCCGCTCATCACGGAGAAGCTGGACAAGGCCCGGGAGAAGTTCCGCCAGTACTCGTTCATCGTGGACCGCAAGGCCACGAAGCACGACGTGTCCCGCGCGGTCCAGTCCCTGTTCAAGGTCACGGTGGAGGGTGTTCGCACCAACATCGTGCGTGGCAAGACGAAGCGGGTGGGCAAGAGCATCGGCCAGCGCCCCAACTTCAAGAAGGCGGTCGTCACCCTCAAAGAAGGTGACAAGATCGAACTCTTCGAAGGGGGAGCGGTCTGA
- the rplB gene encoding 50S ribosomal protein L2 → MGIKKYKPTSAARRLMTVSDFADITKDSPEKALTEPLKRSGGRNVHGHITRRHQGGGHKRRYRTIDFKRRDKDGVPAKVVAVEYDPNRTANIALLHYADGEKRYILAPVGLSVGDTVFAGATADIRPGNSLPLQNIPVGTVIHNVELKPGRGAQVIRSAGTSGQLMAKEDRYAQVRMPSGAVRKVLIECRATVGQVGNIEHEIIRIGKAGKSRWLGIRPTVRGLAMNPVDHPHGGGEGKSGQGNPHPVSPWGKKTKGLTTRTNKRTDKFIVSGRRQGARSQ, encoded by the coding sequence ATGGGCATCAAGAAGTACAAGCCGACCAGCGCCGCCCGCCGTCTGATGACGGTGTCCGACTTCGCGGACATCACCAAGGACTCGCCGGAGAAGGCCCTCACCGAGCCGCTCAAGCGCTCGGGTGGCCGCAACGTTCACGGCCACATCACCCGTCGTCACCAGGGTGGCGGTCACAAGCGCCGCTACCGCACGATCGACTTCAAGCGTCGTGACAAGGACGGCGTGCCGGCCAAGGTGGTCGCGGTCGAGTACGACCCGAACCGCACGGCCAACATCGCCCTCCTGCACTACGCTGACGGCGAGAAGCGCTACATCCTGGCCCCCGTGGGCCTGAGCGTGGGCGACACCGTGTTCGCCGGCGCCACCGCCGACATCCGGCCGGGCAACAGCCTGCCGCTGCAGAACATCCCGGTGGGTACGGTCATCCACAACGTGGAGCTGAAGCCGGGCCGTGGCGCCCAGGTCATCCGCTCCGCGGGCACCTCCGGCCAGCTGATGGCCAAGGAAGACCGTTACGCCCAGGTTCGCATGCCTTCCGGTGCCGTGCGCAAGGTGCTCATCGAGTGCCGCGCCACCGTCGGCCAGGTGGGCAACATCGAGCACGAAATCATCCGCATCGGTAAGGCGGGTAAGAGCCGGTGGCTGGGCATCCGGCCCACCGTCCGCGGTCTGGCCATGAACCCTGTCGACCACCCGCACGGTGGTGGTGAGGGTAAGTCCGGCCAGGGTAACCCGCACCCGGTGTCTCCGTGGGGCAAGAAGACCAAGGGCCTCACCACGCGCACCAACAAGCGCACCGACAAGTTCATCGTGAGCGGCCGCCGCCAGGGCGCGCGCAGCCAGTAA
- the rpsS gene encoding 30S ribosomal protein S19: MARSIKKGPFVDDHLLKKIEGMIAANKKAVVKTWSRRSTILPEFVGHTFAVHNGKKFIPVFVTENMVGHKLGEFAPTRTFGGHSAEKKVAKAPGK; this comes from the coding sequence ATGGCTCGTTCGATCAAGAAGGGTCCGTTCGTTGACGATCACCTCCTCAAGAAGATCGAGGGGATGATCGCCGCGAACAAGAAGGCGGTCGTCAAGACCTGGTCCCGGCGCTCCACGATTCTCCCTGAGTTCGTGGGTCACACCTTCGCCGTGCACAACGGCAAGAAGTTCATTCCGGTGTTCGTGACGGAGAACATGGTGGGCCACAAGCTCGGCGAGTTCGCTCCTACGCGCACCTTCGGCGGGCACTCGGCGGAGAAGAAGGTCGCCAAGGCCCCGGGCAAGTAG